One segment of Meriones unguiculatus strain TT.TT164.6M chromosome 3, Bangor_MerUng_6.1, whole genome shotgun sequence DNA contains the following:
- the Golph3 gene encoding Golgi phosphoprotein 3 isoform X1: MTSLTQRSSGLVQRRTEASRNAADKERAAGGGGGSGEDEAQSRRDEQDDDDKGDSKETRLTLMEEVLLLGLKDREGYTSFWNDCISSGLRGCMLIELALRGRLQLEACGMRRKSLLTRKVICKSDAPTGDVLLDEALKHVKETQPPETVQNWIELLSGETWNPLKLHYQLRNVRERLAKNLVEKGVLTTEKQNFLLFDMTTHPLTNNNIKQRLIKKVQEAVLDKWVNDPHRMDKRLLALIYLAHASDVLENAFAPLLDEQYDLATKRVRQLLDLDPEVECLKANTNEVLWAVVAAFTK; this comes from the exons ATGACCTCGCTGACCCAGCGGAGCTCGGGCCTAGTGCAGCGGCGCACCGAGGCCTCGCGCAACGCTGCCGACAAggagcgggcggcgggcggcggcggcggcagcggcgagGACGAGGCGCAGAGCCGCCGCGACGAGCAGGACGACGACGACAAGGGCGACTCCAAGGAAACGCGGCTGACCCTGATGGAGGAGGTGCTCCTGCTGGGCCTCAAGGACCGAGAG ggTTATACATCATTTTGGAATGACTGTATATCATCTGGATTACGTGGCTGTATGTTAATTGAATTAGCCTTGAGAGGAAGGTTACAATTAGAGGCTTgtggaatgagaagaaaaagtcTTTTAACAAGAAAG GTGATCTGTAAATCGGATGCTCCAACAGGAGATGTTCTTCTCGATGAAGCTCTAAAGCATGTTAAGGAGACTCAGCCTCCAGAGACAGTCCAGAACTGGATTGAGTTACTTAGTG GTGAGACATGGAATCCATTAAAATTGCATTATCAGTTAAGAAATGTACGGGAACGATTAGCCAAAAACCTGGTAGAAAAGGGTGTACTGACGACAGAGAAACAGAACTTTCTCCTGTTTGACATGACGACACATCCTCTCACCAATAACAACATTAAGCAGCGCCTCATTAAGAAGGTACAAGAAGCTGTTCTTGACAAATGGGTAAATGACCCTCACCGAATGGACAAGCGCTTGCTGGCCCTCATTTACCTAGCCCATGCCTCGGATGTTTTGGAGAATGCTTTTGCTCCTCTTCTGGATGAGCAGTATGATTTAGCCACCAAGAGAGTACGGCAGCTTCTTGACTTAGACCCAGAAGTGGAGTGTCTGAAGGCCAACACCAACGAAGTTCTATGGGCTGTCGTAGCTGCGTTTACCAAGTAA